Proteins found in one Bacillus subtilis subsp. subtilis str. 168 genomic segment:
- the pksF gene encoding decarboxylase converting malonyl-S-AcpK to acetyl-S-AcpK for bacillaene-related polyketide synthesis (Evidence 1a: Function from experimental evidences in the studied strain; PubMedId: 16757561, 17234808, 26284661; Product type e: enzyme): MTKCNLPEVVVTGVGVTASIGQGKEDFASSLLSGRHAFDVMKRSGRQKDSRFIGAEIASLSYPDRLSKKMLRKASFSSRAALVTLTEAWEEAELDDADSSRIGLVVGGSNFQQRENFEVYERYQDRSGFISPAYGLSFMDSDLCGICTDQFGITGLAYTVGGASASGQLAVIHAIQQVLSGEVDTCIALGALMDLSYMECEALRALGAMGTDKYADEPENACRPFDQNRDGFIYGESCGALVIERKETALRRGLKPYAALSGWSIKLDGNRNPDPSLEGEIHVIQKALERARLLPEDIDYINPHGTGSFIGDEIELKALRACRLSHAYINATKSITGHGLSAAGIVEIISVLLQMKKSALHPSRNLDHPIDDSFHWVNEKSISYRIKNALSLSMGFGGMNTAVCIQNIEKCGGES, encoded by the coding sequence TCGCTGCTGTCCGGCAGACATGCCTTTGATGTCATGAAGCGTTCAGGCAGACAAAAAGACAGCCGGTTTATCGGAGCCGAAATTGCGTCATTGTCTTATCCTGACCGACTCTCTAAAAAAATGTTGCGAAAAGCATCATTCTCCAGCCGCGCTGCATTGGTAACTCTCACAGAGGCTTGGGAGGAGGCTGAATTGGACGATGCAGATTCCTCACGTATCGGACTGGTTGTTGGCGGATCAAATTTTCAACAGAGAGAAAACTTTGAAGTTTATGAAAGGTATCAAGACCGCTCCGGTTTTATTTCTCCGGCGTATGGTCTGTCTTTCATGGACAGCGATCTTTGCGGGATATGTACAGATCAGTTTGGCATCACGGGATTAGCATATACGGTGGGAGGAGCTTCGGCCAGCGGCCAGTTAGCAGTCATTCATGCGATTCAGCAAGTCCTGTCAGGCGAAGTTGATACTTGCATAGCACTTGGTGCTTTAATGGATCTTTCTTATATGGAATGCGAGGCGCTAAGGGCTTTAGGCGCTATGGGGACGGACAAATATGCTGATGAACCTGAAAATGCGTGCCGTCCCTTCGATCAAAACAGAGACGGGTTTATCTATGGAGAATCGTGCGGTGCATTGGTAATAGAACGAAAGGAGACGGCTTTACGAAGAGGTCTAAAACCTTATGCAGCATTGTCTGGCTGGTCAATCAAACTGGACGGAAACCGGAATCCTGATCCTTCATTAGAAGGAGAGATTCATGTCATCCAGAAGGCACTGGAGCGTGCCAGGCTTTTACCAGAAGATATTGATTATATTAATCCTCATGGAACAGGCTCTTTTATTGGAGATGAAATAGAATTAAAGGCGCTCCGTGCATGCCGGCTTTCCCATGCTTATATCAATGCAACAAAATCGATAACCGGACACGGGCTTAGTGCGGCGGGCATCGTAGAGATTATTTCTGTTTTGCTGCAAATGAAAAAATCTGCCCTGCATCCGAGCAGGAATTTGGATCATCCAATCGATGATTCCTTTCATTGGGTAAATGAGAAATCGATTTCATACCGCATCAAAAATGCGCTGAGCTTAAGCATGGGGTTTGGCGGAATGAACACCGCGGTTTGTATACAAAACATTGAGAAATGTGGAGGCGAATCATAA